TTACATCCTTGTGCCGGCCGAATATGTCTATATCCCTAAGGGTTACATCGGACAGGTTAATGGTCTGCCCCCTTTCTAAGCGTGCCGCCGCAACAACTGCAGGTTTTATCTGTGACAGGCGCCCTGTGACCGTCAATCGGTCTTGTTTGACGCCGTCCACCCAGACTTCGGCATGAACAGAGAGGCGGTCATTGCCTGAAGGGGTATAACGTGGATCAAAGACCAGGGATAAATCACCCAGGGGATAGGGTTCAATCCCGCGGACTCTGAAGGCTTTGAGCTTGAATTGTTCCTTTGGCAAAAATTTGGCTAAAAACTGTCGAAGTGCTTTTTCGACGTATGACGGGTCAATCTCTTGGCTGGCGCGTTTGATAAATACCCGTTTAGGTGCCTGAATATTGATGTCATAGTCATTAAGTCCCATGGCATTGATTGCCGCTGTGATCCTTTCACCTGAAAGCTGTTTCATTCGTCCTGCCCGGGGGGATTTTCCAAGATCAATGCGAGTCAGTTCCTCTTTAAAGAAATCAGGTGCTGTGATATTGGCAATTTCTCCTAAATATATG
This window of the uncultured Desulfobacter sp. genome carries:
- the flgA gene encoding flagellar basal body P-ring formation chaperone FlgA; this encodes MNTCTSYKRYLTAVSCLICALLFNLPVSAATPEKILIEIARTAEVTPPVIYLGEIANITAPDFFKEELTRIDLGKSPRAGRMKQLSGERITAAINAMGLNDYDINIQAPKRVFIKRASQEIDPSYVEKALRQFLAKFLPKEQFKLKAFRVRGIEPYPLGDLSLVFDPRYTPSGNDRLSVHAEVWVDGVKQDRLTVTGRLSQIKPAVVAAARLERGQTINLSDVTLRDIDIFGRHKDVITSVDQVIGMVVTRSIDKGKCVTQKEFKRAPAIEKGAVIKLMAKKNRLSIITLGISKEDGYPGQPVTVQNLTSGKLVRGLVTSDGTVEVVF